From the bacterium genome, the window AATGTAATCTATAATATTTAAAAATGAAGATAATAGTTTGTATAAAGCAGGTGCCTGAAACCTCTGCGGTAAGGATAGACCCAAAGACGCATACTTTAATTCGCGAAGGGGTAAAATCTATCATCAATCCCTTTGATATGAATGCGATAGAAACGGCTTTGCAACTAAAGGAAA encodes:
- a CDS encoding electron transfer flavoprotein subunit beta, coding for MKIIVCIKQVPETSAVRIDPKTHTLIREGVKSIINPFDMNAIETALQLKE